In a single window of the Lagenorhynchus albirostris chromosome 19, mLagAlb1.1, whole genome shotgun sequence genome:
- the LOC132509592 gene encoding nesprin-4 isoform X8 — protein MVPERLPPWLQRYVDKVSDLSLFGGLPANHVLVNQYLPGEGIMPHEDGPLYYPTVSTISLGSHTMLDLYEPRQPEDDDPTEQPAGAPWHRLHAPPPRHRSRQRRRARRRLPTAQRSRLPLGASWSPLGPRHPRLADHPPRTPRAARWPPAQQVTPGPRTRSDSRALACSGLLAPCGQRRFPPGYFPSTCEGTTGKGPIPNKPPTKQSYSGFGHLGVGGQMFGFLRGAASGTLDGWCGLPRLPNMALPPRLGPTPPSEPFSHPPGAPRELNTSGCTICSASGEERIRSEQAQKLGQDSLDPPEPFQGGPRGTELAAGLPRLPTPPSHEDSAGAKHRERPISGWGLEAEQDSLHLCLLGLGLRLQDLEQGLGPWASAQSRMVQLQALQADLRGAAERLDALLVFGEGLAQRSEPQARASLEQVLRAFRAHRDSVLRQLWRLQAQLVSYSLVFEEASTLEQDLEVEGDSDGPGPGGVWGPWAPSSLPTPAELEWDPAGDVGGLGPLGQRTAWTPGTPCELCGRRGPQGRGQSLEDMLMSGLSHRKHLTGHRRRSLLQKSQDKMRQASPNVQDVMLEVDPGSPTPASRRPLTFLLLLLFLLLVGATLLLPMSGGSCCSPARLARTPYLVLSYVNGPPPI, from the exons ATGGTTCCTGAGCGGCTGCCACCATGGCTCCAGCGTTACGTGGACAAAGTGTCTGACCTCAGCCTTTTTGGGGGTCTCCCAGCCAACCACGTCCTTGTGAACCAGTATCTGCCTGGGGAGGGCATCATG ccccacgAGGATGGGCCACTGTACTACCCGACTGTCAGCACCATCAGCTTGGGCTCCCACACCATGCTGGACCTCTACGAGCCTCGGCAGCCAGAGGACGATGACCCTACAGAGCAG CCTGCTGGTGCTCCGTGGCACCGCCTACACGCGCCTCCTCCACGGCATCGCAGCCGCCAGCGTAGACGCGCTCGACGCCGCCTCCCTACCGCGCAACGCAGCCGCTTGCCCCTCGGCGCAAGCTGGAGCCCGCTTGGTCCGCGGCACCCGCGTCTCGCTGACCATCCGCCGCGTACCCCGCGTGCTGCGCGCTGGCCTCCTGCTCAGCAAGTGACGCCAGGACCCAGGACCCGCTCGGATTCCCGAGCTCTCGCCTGCTCTGGACTGCTGGCTCCCTGTGGGCAGAGGCGGTTCCCCCCGGGTTATTTTCCCAGTACCTGTGAGGGAACCACAGGAAAAGGCCCCATTCCAAATAAACCACCAACAAAACAATCTTACTCTGGTTTTGgacatttgggggtggggggccagATGTTTGGGTTCCTGAGGGGCGCTGCGTCCGGGACCTTAGATGGATGGTGTGGGCTGCCGAG GCTCCCCAATATGGCCCTGCCTCCACGCCTGGGCCCTACACCCCCCTCAGAGCCCTTCAGCCACCCGCCTGGAGCCCCTAGGGAACTGAACACATCTGGATGCACCATCTGCTCCGCCTCTGGAGAGGAGAGAATCAG GTCAGAACAGGCCCAGAAGCTGGGGCAGGACTCCTTGGACCCTCCCGAGCCCTTCCAGGGTGGGCCGAGGGGCACTGAGCTTGCTGCTGGCCTCCCCAGATTGCCAACGCCCCCTTCTCATGAGGACTCGGCTGGGGCCAAACACCGTGAG CGCCCCATCTCTGGCTGGGGATTAGAGGCTGAGCAGGACAGCCTGCATCTTTGCCTTTTGGGGCTGGGCCTCCGGCTGCAGGACCTGGAGCAAGGCCTGGGGCCCTGGGCATCAGCCCAGAGCAGGATGGTCCAGCTGCAG GCCCTACAGGCAGACCTGCGTGGGGCAGCTGAGCGTTTAGATGCACTGCTGGTGTTCGGTGAGGGGCTGGCACAGCGGAGTGAGCCTCAGGCCCGGGCATCCCTGGAGCAGGTCCTGAGGGCCTTCAGAGCCCACCGAGACAGCGTCCTCCGGCAGCTGTGGCGGCTGCAGGCCCAGCTGGTCAGCTACAGCCTG GTGTTTGAGGAGGCCAGCACACTGGAGCAGGACTTGGAGGTCGAGGGGGACTCAGACGGGCCAGGACCTGGTGGGGTCTGGGGGCCCTGGGCACCCAGTAGCCTCCCCACTCCCGCAGAGTTGGAGTGGGACCCGGCGGGGGACGTTGGGGGCCTCGGGCCTTTGGGGCAAAGGACAGCCTGGACACCAGGGACTCCCTGTGAGCTGTGTGGCCGCAGGGGCCCCCAGGGCAGGGGACAAAGCCTTGAG gaCATGCTCATGTCAGGCCTCAGCCACCGGAAACACTTAACAGGTCACCGAAGACGGTCCCTGCTCCAGAAGTCTCAG GACAAGATGAGGCAAGCATCTCCCAATGTCCAGGATGTGATGCTGGAGGTAGACCCTGG ATCCCCCACTCCTGCATCCAGGCGGCCCCtgaccttcctcctcctcctccttttccttctgctgGTGGGTGCCACATTGCTCCTGCCCATGTCAGGGGGCTCCTGCTGCTCTCCTGCCCGACTGGCCAGGACACCTTACCTGGTGCTCAGCTATGTCAATGGTCCTCCCCCAATCTGA
- the SDHAF1 gene encoding succinate dehydrogenase assembly factor 1, mitochondrial → MSRHSRLQRQVLSLYRELLRAGHGKPGAESRVRAEFRQHARLPRSDVLRIEYLYRRGRRQLQLLRSGHATAMGAFVSTRDPTEESPGAGAPGTPPDEGDGPRRPLDSMGVPKTAPDGR, encoded by the coding sequence ATGAGCCGGCACAGCCGGCTTCAGAGACAAGTTCTGAGTCTGTACCGCGAGTTGCTGCGCGCCGGGCACGGAAAGCCGGGCGCCGAGTCGCGGGTGCGGGCCGAGTTCCGGCAGCACGCCCGCCTGCCACGCTCCGACGTACTGCGCATCGAGTACCTGTACCGCCGCGGACGGCGCCAGCTTCAGCTGCTACGCTCGGGTCACGCCACGGCCATGGGTGCCTTTGTGAGTACGCGGGACCCGACTGAGGAGTCCCCCGGCGCGGGGGCCCCAGGAACCCCACCTGACGAAGGTGACGGCCCAAGGAGACCGCTGGACAGCATGGGGGTACCGAAGACCGCGCCGGATGGACGGTGA